A window from Pseudomonas sp. Tri1 encodes these proteins:
- a CDS encoding patatin-like phospholipase family protein yields the protein MTPAEPVTGLILSGGGARAAYQVGVLAAIAELLPDGARNPFPVIVGTSAGAINAVSLASGAMDFKTAVERLTAFWQAVRSHQVMRSDWRGVVGQATRFISHSLLGLGAKLPVALIDSSPLRELLQAQFHASGIEQAIVEQQLRAVAVTAFGYESGQAVTFYQGRGTIDAWLRHRRIGVPTLLSVEHLLASSAIPLLFAPVKIGPQYFGDGAVRQSAPISPALHLGANRVLVIGVSGNPRAAGGQDPLDRSYTGLQPTLAQIGGHMLNSTFIDSLESDIELLQRLNGFSHLLPGDVPAHTLGAAPVEVLVISPSQPIDEIAARHRQELPRPLRVFLRGPGATKTSGAGVLSYLLFEAGYCSELIELGRQDALAQREALSRFLGLS from the coding sequence ATGACCCCAGCTGAACCGGTTACAGGTTTGATTCTTTCCGGCGGCGGGGCTCGGGCGGCGTATCAAGTGGGGGTATTGGCGGCAATTGCCGAATTGTTGCCCGATGGTGCGCGCAATCCGTTTCCGGTGATCGTCGGCACCTCGGCCGGGGCGATCAATGCGGTCAGCCTGGCGAGCGGGGCGATGGACTTCAAGACCGCCGTCGAACGGTTAACGGCATTCTGGCAAGCGGTGCGCAGCCATCAGGTGATGCGCAGCGATTGGCGGGGCGTGGTGGGGCAGGCAACGCGCTTCATCAGCCACAGCCTGCTGGGCCTGGGGGCCAAGTTGCCGGTGGCGCTGATTGACAGTTCGCCGTTGCGCGAACTGCTCCAGGCCCAGTTCCACGCCTCGGGTATCGAGCAAGCCATCGTTGAGCAGCAACTGCGGGCGGTGGCGGTGACCGCGTTCGGTTATGAGTCCGGCCAGGCCGTGACCTTTTATCAGGGCCGCGGCACCATCGATGCGTGGCTGCGCCACCGTCGTATCGGGGTGCCGACGCTGTTGTCGGTGGAGCACCTGCTGGCCAGCTCGGCGATTCCCTTGTTGTTCGCGCCGGTCAAGATCGGCCCGCAATACTTCGGCGACGGTGCCGTGCGGCAATCGGCGCCCATCAGCCCGGCCTTGCACTTGGGGGCCAATCGCGTGCTGGTCATTGGCGTCAGTGGCAACCCGCGTGCCGCTGGCGGGCAAGATCCTTTGGATCGCAGCTACACGGGCCTGCAACCGACCCTGGCGCAGATCGGCGGCCATATGCTCAACAGCACGTTCATTGACAGCCTGGAGAGCGACATCGAGTTGCTTCAGCGCCTGAACGGCTTCAGTCACCTGCTGCCCGGTGATGTGCCGGCCCATACCTTGGGCGCGGCGCCGGTGGAGGTGCTGGTGATTTCGCCAAGCCAGCCCATCGATGAAATCGCCGCTCGCCATCGCCAGGAGCTGCCCCGCCCGCTACGGGTATTCCTGCGCGGGCCGGGCGCGACCAAGACCAGCGGCGCCGGCGTGCTGAGTTACTTGCTGTTCGAGGCGGGGTACTGCAGCGAGCTGATCGAGTTGGGGCGACAGGATGCGCTAGCGCAGCGCGAGGCGTTGAGCCGGTTTTTGGGGTTGTCCTGA
- the alc gene encoding allantoicase, whose protein sequence is MKAYAVPFEKFVNLADARLGTKIISVTDDWFADANRLFQPTPAVWKEGVFDDNGKWMDGWESRRKRFEGYDSAVIRLGVAGSIKGVDIDTSFFTGNYPPSASLEACFLTDGEPDENTQWTEVLSAVELQGNSHHYHEISNDQAFSHLRFNIYPDGGVARLRVYGIPYRDWSAVGDNEQIDLAAALNGGRALACSDEHFGRMSNILNPGRGVNMGDGWETARRRTPGNDWVIVALGHAGEVEKVIVDTLHFKGNYPDSCSIQGAFVKGGTDSQIETQSLFWRELLPSQKLEMHAEHTFAEQIKALGPITHIRLNVFPDGGVSRLRVLGKVSK, encoded by the coding sequence ATGAAAGCTTACGCCGTACCTTTCGAGAAGTTCGTCAACCTGGCCGACGCCCGCCTGGGCACCAAGATCATCTCGGTCACCGATGACTGGTTCGCCGACGCTAACCGTTTGTTCCAACCGACCCCGGCCGTATGGAAAGAGGGCGTGTTCGATGACAACGGCAAGTGGATGGACGGCTGGGAGTCGCGCCGCAAGCGCTTCGAAGGCTACGACAGCGCGGTGATCCGCCTCGGCGTGGCGGGGTCGATCAAAGGCGTGGACATCGACACCTCATTCTTCACCGGTAACTACCCACCGTCGGCCTCCCTGGAAGCCTGCTTCCTGACTGACGGCGAGCCGGACGAAAACACCCAGTGGACTGAAGTGCTGTCGGCGGTAGAGCTGCAAGGCAACAGCCACCACTACCATGAGATCAGCAACGACCAGGCGTTCAGCCACCTGCGTTTCAACATCTACCCCGATGGCGGCGTGGCCCGGCTGCGGGTCTATGGTATTCCGTACCGCGACTGGTCGGCCGTGGGCGACAACGAACAGATCGACCTGGCAGCGGCCCTTAACGGTGGTCGCGCCCTGGCCTGCTCCGACGAGCACTTCGGCCGCATGAGCAACATCCTCAACCCAGGCCGTGGCGTCAACATGGGCGACGGCTGGGAAACCGCCCGTCGTCGCACCCCAGGCAATGACTGGGTAATCGTCGCCCTCGGCCATGCCGGCGAGGTCGAGAAAGTCATCGTCGACACCCTGCACTTCAAGGGCAACTACCCGGACAGTTGCTCGATCCAGGGCGCGTTCGTCAAGGGTGGCACCGACAGCCAGATCGAAACCCAGTCGCTGTTCTGGCGCGAACTGCTGCCGAGCCAGAAACTGGAAATGCACGCCGAACACACCTTCGCCGAGCAGATCAAAGCCCTGGGGCCGATCACCCACATCCGCTTGAATGTGTTTCCGGATGGCGGGGTGAGTCGCCTGCGGGTGCTCGGCAAGGTCTCGAAATAA
- a CDS encoding urate hydroxylase PuuD produces the protein MEAHMLEWLNLSVRWVHMITGVAWIGASFYFVWLENNLNRVNPRDGLAGDLWAIHGGGIYHLEKYKLAPPSMPDNLHWFKWEAYFTWMSGIALLCVVFYWNPSVYLLAPGSSLSGPEGVALGLGSLFVGWFVYSFLCDSALGKRPALLGLILFVLLIAAAYGFSKVFSGRGAYLHVGAVIGTIMVGNVFRIIMPAQRALVAAIAEHRTPDPALPAKGLLRSRHNNYFTLPVLFIMISNHFPSTYGSQYNWLILAGIAVAAVLVRHYFNTRHDSNRFAWTLPVGALAMICLAYVTGPKPMPTAPEVAKAPGVIEYQPLPETAVGGGVKPATTPVAPASAPTQATNAQGPSFEKVHSVIQERCSVCHSAKPTSPLFSAAPGGVMFDTPQQIQQQAARIQAQAVTSQIMPLGNITQMTQQERDLIGAWINQGARTN, from the coding sequence GTGGAAGCACATATGCTGGAATGGCTAAACCTGAGCGTGCGCTGGGTTCACATGATCACTGGCGTGGCCTGGATCGGCGCGTCGTTCTACTTCGTCTGGCTGGAAAACAACCTCAATCGCGTCAACCCCAGGGACGGCCTGGCCGGTGACCTGTGGGCCATCCACGGTGGCGGCATCTATCACCTGGAAAAATACAAACTCGCGCCACCGTCCATGCCGGACAACCTGCACTGGTTCAAGTGGGAAGCCTACTTCACCTGGATGTCGGGGATCGCGCTGCTGTGCGTGGTGTTCTATTGGAACCCGAGTGTCTACCTGCTGGCCCCCGGCAGCAGCCTGAGCGGCCCCGAAGGCGTCGCCCTGGGCCTCGGTTCGTTGTTCGTCGGCTGGTTCGTCTACTCCTTTCTCTGCGACTCGGCGCTGGGCAAGCGCCCTGCCCTGCTTGGCCTGATCCTGTTCGTGCTGTTGATCGCCGCGGCTTATGGGTTCAGTAAAGTGTTCAGCGGTCGCGGCGCCTACCTGCACGTGGGTGCGGTCATCGGCACGATCATGGTCGGCAACGTGTTCCGCATCATCATGCCGGCCCAGCGTGCGCTGGTGGCCGCCATCGCCGAGCACCGCACACCCGACCCGGCGTTGCCGGCCAAGGGGCTATTGCGTTCGCGCCACAACAACTACTTCACCCTGCCAGTGCTGTTCATCATGATCAGCAACCACTTCCCGAGCACCTACGGCAGCCAATACAACTGGCTGATCCTGGCCGGGATCGCCGTGGCGGCGGTGTTGGTCCGTCACTACTTCAACACCCGCCATGACAGCAACCGGTTTGCCTGGACGCTGCCGGTCGGTGCCCTGGCGATGATCTGCCTGGCTTATGTCACGGGGCCCAAGCCCATGCCCACCGCACCGGAGGTGGCCAAGGCCCCCGGCGTGATCGAGTACCAACCGTTGCCGGAAACGGCAGTGGGAGGTGGCGTGAAGCCGGCGACGACTCCAGTCGCACCGGCATCGGCGCCCACCCAGGCCACCAACGCCCAGGGCCCGTCGTTCGAGAAGGTCCACAGCGTGATCCAGGAGCGTTGCTCGGTCTGCCACTCGGCCAAGCCCACCAGCCCGTTGTTCAGCGCCGCGCCGGGCGGGGTGATGTTCGATACGCCGCAACAGATCCAGCAACAGGCCGCGCGCATCCAGGCCCAGGCTGTCACCAGCCAGATCATGCCCCTGGGCAACATCACCCAGATGACGCAGCAGGAACGTGACCTGATCGGTGCGTGGATCAACCAGGGCGCGCGGACCAACTGA
- a CDS encoding calcium-binding protein, whose protein sequence is MSKAFYPGSVSDDRAVVITDLGFHANEYAVETLDFRSVEGAQLSPQHKHRQAQLEVVDKLYGPLHIGSVTITRCALNALGATIDGQPLNGDNTFFRHPNRFFVNSLQFNAGDIETRLKLTCDANDYRLPTLLFEMASQRPPCASPLLSEAPETQADPTHYRSTLGKLLKSAQKLDSRGLIHGTFSWVSTTRSNLLIPTGLGLQAFGIYSGLRGLQDAIRNKDAYQTIFNGTGVAAEVASIGVEAAVTRQATQMIRAGHRSLEDFAKTTFATRLARGGGLIASVLTLPFDIISAVDSFKAAAHATGKEATDHYVSAALSVTSAAMTLTVGVAALAGFSSAGPVGLAAGLILVVGSQVWGAIRQVDEIDDYIELTVHERLRTGWLAFWTIDPDKDIQERYLIAKATADHTKLLQNNALNLLRGPLKDSTEAIVNGTFTVELEPVTYNTWSWWTGERYQATAVRPRIKDSDDWIDARKGVTAGTPGAVMETPAGHKGIHWYIGGGNDTVTGVEDKPNVFHYGAGVKELSGGTKDDVFIFEGSTENLSRNQTPPANRLVGGVGNDTLILSGRSSSHQAPRQGYRVDLDAGQVSIITQASGDTQSRCHRHAVLESIENVEIPEGGANVIKGTAGSNIIKSRGNDSIEAGAGDDRIFILNGNNRNADGGPGEDVYAIAHKAGGVSITEDGADNSVIALDWRADLIESWRIEDSNLVITSCFDANDWELRTVTIRNVYAHSDHSRALQNDRLTFITQDGYHLVPDLPEMIEHSGPFDIETVMVQQGTPRTPAILNDRIEQQIAHDKDTSYFVSRLNELTTLRVRQKSAFSTTLHLDYVDSDLTGIEAHYNAHVTQEDKGDTIKYGECGLTLHFGPRRIILKNLASSDERYSAQNPNTGRRAFSALALQHTFILIMNDGSSYRLVQPSPAYGVLLDETFIAKDPVKWKTEVSPSLTPTKKKYAYLRPLDKTPYYMGNWATCATLTAPIEQTGIEVLVGEGATYLVHLSPNMTLRLSTPGALVGANPRLPHASTWELDATHLGRVEIKLCANVLRIGTTTIHLPAYEAQDLVDPIRVITAQGVVHAVDSLFEQVYVEALDGRYFAPLADPDTPWPSELSSLKSEELKVLHVAIKDGAPGTLSYNLKTRRWILDTDKSRVIETANLRKTDLCEHALKFYQDLAREGLNQTHPMGDDTLRLLREKCVELVENFTLGNSVIFAQMLALSTIFGIRLSRLSWILSLGETSAKHA, encoded by the coding sequence CGCAGCACAAGCATCGACAGGCCCAGCTTGAAGTCGTGGATAAACTTTACGGCCCGCTGCACATCGGCTCCGTGACAATCACCCGTTGCGCCCTGAATGCGCTCGGCGCAACGATCGATGGACAACCGCTGAACGGCGACAATACTTTTTTCCGCCATCCCAATCGCTTTTTCGTGAACTCGCTTCAGTTCAATGCAGGCGATATCGAAACACGTCTGAAACTGACCTGCGATGCGAACGACTACCGGTTGCCAACGTTGCTATTTGAAATGGCAAGCCAGCGTCCCCCCTGCGCGAGCCCATTGTTGAGTGAAGCCCCTGAAACACAGGCTGACCCCACCCACTATCGGAGCACGCTGGGAAAACTCCTGAAATCCGCGCAAAAGCTCGATAGCCGTGGTCTCATCCACGGAACATTCAGTTGGGTCAGCACCACCAGGAGCAACCTCCTCATTCCCACGGGCCTTGGACTTCAGGCCTTCGGAATCTATAGCGGCCTGCGAGGCCTGCAAGACGCCATCCGTAACAAGGATGCCTACCAGACCATTTTCAATGGGACCGGCGTGGCCGCCGAGGTCGCGTCTATCGGCGTCGAAGCCGCGGTGACCCGACAAGCCACTCAGATGATCAGGGCCGGCCATCGCTCCCTCGAGGATTTCGCTAAAACGACATTCGCCACACGGCTCGCGCGTGGAGGCGGCCTGATTGCCAGCGTCCTGACACTTCCTTTCGACATCATTTCCGCCGTCGACTCTTTCAAGGCTGCCGCCCACGCTACTGGCAAAGAAGCCACCGATCACTATGTCAGCGCAGCCTTGAGCGTCACCAGCGCCGCCATGACCCTGACCGTCGGCGTCGCCGCGCTGGCCGGGTTCAGTTCAGCCGGTCCCGTGGGCCTTGCCGCAGGGCTTATCCTGGTGGTGGGTTCACAAGTCTGGGGCGCCATACGTCAAGTCGATGAAATCGACGACTATATAGAGCTCACCGTACACGAGCGTCTCCGCACGGGTTGGTTGGCCTTCTGGACGATCGACCCCGACAAGGATATCCAGGAGCGCTACCTCATCGCCAAGGCGACCGCCGACCATACAAAGCTACTGCAGAACAATGCCCTGAACTTGCTTAGAGGCCCACTGAAGGACAGCACTGAAGCGATCGTAAACGGTACATTCACCGTGGAACTGGAACCGGTGACCTACAACACCTGGAGTTGGTGGACCGGTGAAAGGTACCAGGCGACGGCAGTACGCCCGAGGATCAAAGACAGCGACGACTGGATCGATGCGCGCAAAGGCGTTACTGCCGGGACGCCGGGGGCAGTCATGGAAACGCCGGCCGGACATAAAGGTATCCATTGGTACATCGGCGGTGGCAACGACACTGTTACAGGGGTCGAAGACAAGCCCAACGTCTTTCACTACGGGGCCGGTGTCAAAGAACTGAGCGGCGGCACGAAAGATGACGTTTTTATCTTCGAGGGCTCGACAGAAAACCTCAGTAGAAACCAAACCCCTCCAGCAAACCGGCTGGTGGGTGGCGTGGGCAATGACACACTCATTTTATCGGGCCGTAGCAGCAGCCATCAGGCGCCGCGCCAGGGTTATCGGGTCGACCTGGACGCCGGACAAGTGTCCATCATCACTCAAGCCAGTGGTGATACGCAGAGCAGATGTCATCGCCATGCAGTGCTTGAAAGCATTGAAAACGTAGAAATCCCCGAGGGCGGTGCCAATGTCATCAAGGGCACAGCCGGCTCGAACATCATCAAATCCCGCGGCAACGATTCGATCGAGGCCGGTGCGGGAGATGACCGGATTTTTATTCTCAATGGAAATAACCGCAACGCCGACGGCGGACCTGGCGAAGATGTCTATGCCATCGCTCATAAAGCAGGCGGTGTATCGATCACCGAAGACGGCGCAGACAACAGCGTCATCGCGCTGGACTGGAGAGCCGACCTGATTGAAAGCTGGCGGATTGAAGATAGCAACCTGGTCATTACTTCATGCTTCGATGCAAATGACTGGGAACTTCGCACAGTCACCATCAGGAACGTCTATGCACATAGCGACCATTCAAGAGCCCTGCAAAACGACAGGCTGACGTTCATTACCCAGGATGGCTACCACTTGGTTCCCGATCTGCCCGAGATGATCGAGCACAGCGGCCCGTTCGACATTGAAACAGTCATGGTGCAGCAAGGAACGCCGCGAACCCCGGCCATCCTGAACGATCGGATAGAACAGCAGATCGCCCACGACAAAGACACAAGCTATTTCGTTTCACGCCTCAACGAACTCACCACCCTCAGGGTCAGGCAAAAAAGCGCGTTTTCCACCACGCTCCATCTGGATTACGTCGACTCCGACCTGACGGGTATCGAGGCCCACTACAACGCCCATGTCACTCAGGAAGATAAAGGCGACACCATAAAATATGGTGAATGTGGACTGACGTTACACTTTGGCCCTCGCCGAATCATCTTGAAGAACCTGGCAAGTTCCGACGAGCGTTATAGCGCGCAAAACCCGAACACCGGACGGCGGGCATTTTCCGCCTTGGCTTTGCAACATACGTTCATCCTCATCATGAATGACGGCTCGTCCTACCGTCTGGTCCAGCCCTCGCCCGCCTATGGCGTGTTGCTGGACGAAACATTCATCGCCAAAGATCCGGTGAAATGGAAAACGGAAGTTTCGCCATCTCTCACACCCACCAAAAAGAAATACGCCTATCTACGCCCCTTGGACAAAACCCCCTATTACATGGGCAATTGGGCAACCTGCGCCACGCTGACAGCCCCCATCGAACAGACGGGGATTGAAGTCCTGGTTGGCGAAGGCGCCACCTACCTTGTCCACCTGAGCCCGAACATGACGCTACGCCTGTCCACACCGGGCGCATTGGTCGGCGCCAATCCGCGGCTACCCCATGCCTCCACCTGGGAGCTCGATGCCACGCACCTGGGTCGAGTCGAAATAAAACTTTGCGCCAATGTGCTGCGGATTGGCACAACCACCATCCATCTTCCCGCCTATGAGGCTCAAGACCTTGTCGACCCGATACGAGTCATCACGGCACAAGGCGTCGTGCATGCCGTCGACAGCCTGTTTGAGCAGGTTTATGTAGAAGCGCTCGATGGCCGGTACTTTGCCCCTCTCGCCGATCCCGACACACCATGGCCCAGCGAACTGTCGAGCCTGAAGTCCGAAGAACTGAAGGTTCTTCACGTTGCCATCAAGGACGGGGCTCCCGGCACCTTGAGCTATAACCTCAAAACCCGCAGGTGGATCCTAGATACCGATAAATCCCGAGTCATTGAGACGGCGAACCTGAGAAAAACAGACCTGTGCGAGCACGCCCTCAAGTTCTATCAAGATCTCGCTCGCGAAGGCCTCAACCAGACGCACCCCATGGGTGATGACACGCTTCGTCTGTTGCGGGAAAAGTGCGTGGAACTGGTGGAAAACTTCACATTGGGAAACTCGGTGATATTTGCGCAAATGTTAGCGCTGAGCACGATCTTCGGCATAAGGCTCTCTCGCTTGAGCTGGATCCTCTCATTGGGTGAGACGTCTGCCAAACATGCATAG
- a CDS encoding outer membrane protein OmpK: MKRTCTSLILAGSLLAGGQAMADDLFQWQNNSLTYLYGKDFQVNPRIQQTVTFEHADAWKYGDNFFFLDRIFYNGKDDSQSGPNTYYGEFSPRLSFGKIFDQKLELGPIKDVLLAMTYEFGEGDNESYLIGPGFDLAIPGFDYFQLNFYNRQTEGPRAGDNVWQITPVWAYTIPVGSSDILIDGFIDWVVDNDTNSKGTYHANLHINPQIKYDLGKALKLGAKQLYVGVEYDYWKNKYGIEDSDGFKTNQSNTSFLLKYHF; this comes from the coding sequence ATGAAACGTACGTGCACCAGCCTGATACTCGCCGGATCCTTGCTAGCTGGGGGCCAGGCGATGGCCGATGACCTGTTCCAATGGCAGAACAACAGCCTCACCTACCTGTACGGCAAGGATTTCCAGGTCAACCCGCGCATCCAGCAGACCGTGACCTTCGAACACGCCGACGCCTGGAAGTACGGCGACAACTTCTTCTTCCTCGACCGGATCTTCTACAACGGCAAGGACGACAGCCAGTCCGGCCCGAATACCTACTACGGTGAGTTCAGCCCGCGCCTGTCGTTTGGCAAGATCTTCGACCAGAAACTGGAACTGGGCCCGATCAAGGATGTGCTGCTGGCCATGACGTACGAGTTCGGTGAAGGCGACAACGAGTCCTACCTGATCGGCCCGGGCTTCGACCTGGCGATTCCCGGCTTCGATTACTTCCAACTGAACTTCTACAACCGCCAGACCGAAGGCCCACGCGCCGGCGACAACGTCTGGCAGATCACCCCGGTCTGGGCCTACACCATCCCGGTGGGGTCATCCGACATTCTGATCGACGGCTTCATCGACTGGGTCGTGGACAACGACACCAATTCCAAGGGCACCTACCACGCCAACCTGCACATCAACCCGCAGATCAAATATGACCTGGGCAAAGCGCTGAAGCTGGGCGCCAAGCAGTTGTATGTAGGTGTCGAGTATGACTACTGGAAGAACAAGTACGGGATCGAAGACAGCGACGGCTTCAAGACCAATCAGAGCAACACCAGTTTCTTGCTCAAGTATCACTTCTGA
- the puuE gene encoding allantoinase PuuE — protein MSADYPRDLIGYGSNPPHPQWPGNARIALSFVLNYEEGGERNILHGDKESEAFLSEMVAAQPLQGERNMSMESLYEYGSRAGVWRVLKLFKEFDIPLTIFAVAMAAQRHPDVIRAMVAAGHEICSHGYRWIDYQYMDEAQEREHMLEAIRILTEITGERPLGWYTGRTGPNTRRLVMEEGGFLYDSDTYDDDLPYWEPNTPTGKPHLVIPYTLDTNDMRFTQVQGFNKGDDFFQYLKDAFDVLYAEGSDAPKMLSIGLHCRLIGRPARLAALKRFLEYAKSHEQVWFSRRVDIARHWQQTHPCPGASKPGASK, from the coding sequence GTGAGCGCTGACTACCCACGCGACCTGATCGGTTACGGCAGTAACCCTCCCCACCCCCAGTGGCCGGGCAATGCCCGCATCGCCCTGTCCTTCGTGCTCAATTACGAGGAAGGTGGCGAGCGCAATATCCTGCATGGCGACAAGGAGTCCGAAGCGTTCCTGTCGGAGATGGTCGCAGCGCAACCGCTGCAGGGCGAGCGCAACATGAGCATGGAATCGCTGTACGAGTATGGCAGCCGCGCCGGGGTCTGGCGGGTCCTCAAGCTGTTCAAGGAATTCGACATTCCCCTGACCATTTTCGCCGTGGCCATGGCCGCCCAGCGCCACCCGGACGTGATCCGCGCCATGGTCGCCGCCGGTCACGAAATCTGCAGCCACGGCTATCGCTGGATCGACTACCAATACATGGATGAAGCCCAGGAACGCGAGCACATGCTCGAGGCGATCCGCATCCTCACCGAGATCACCGGCGAACGTCCGCTGGGTTGGTACACCGGCCGCACCGGCCCCAACACCCGTCGGCTGGTGATGGAAGAAGGTGGCTTCCTCTACGACAGCGACACCTACGACGACGACCTGCCCTACTGGGAACCGAACACACCCACCGGCAAGCCGCACCTGGTGATCCCGTACACCCTGGACACCAACGACATGCGTTTCACCCAGGTGCAGGGCTTCAACAAGGGCGACGATTTCTTCCAATACCTCAAGGACGCCTTCGACGTGCTGTATGCCGAAGGCAGCGACGCACCGAAGATGCTTTCCATCGGCCTGCACTGCCGCCTGATCGGCCGGCCTGCGCGCCTCGCCGCCCTCAAGCGCTTCCTCGAATACGCCAAGAGCCACGAACAGGTCTGGTTCAGCCGCCGTGTCGACATCGCCCGCCACTGGCAGCAGACTCACCCTTGCCCGGGAGCGTCGAAACCAGGAGCTTCGAAATGA
- the uraD gene encoding 2-oxo-4-hydroxy-4-carboxy-5-ureidoimidazoline decarboxylase: MTAFQTLKPSTLSREAFVKAFADIYEHSPWVAEKAFDLGQDSSIDQIETLHQRMSDILLSADHASQLALINAHPDLAGKAAVQGQLTEASTNEQAGAGIHQCSSDEFARFTELNEAYKAKFKFPFIMAVKGSNRHQILAAFETRIHHSVDTEFKCALAEINKIALFRLLTL, encoded by the coding sequence ATGACCGCCTTCCAGACCCTCAAGCCTTCCACCTTGAGCCGCGAAGCGTTCGTCAAAGCCTTCGCCGACATCTACGAACATTCGCCATGGGTGGCCGAAAAGGCTTTCGACCTGGGCCAGGACTCGTCCATCGACCAGATCGAAACCCTGCACCAGCGCATGAGCGACATCCTGTTGAGTGCCGATCACGCCAGCCAACTGGCCCTGATCAACGCTCACCCGGACCTGGCCGGCAAAGCCGCCGTCCAGGGCCAACTGACCGAAGCCAGCACCAACGAACAGGCCGGCGCCGGTATCCACCAATGCTCGAGCGACGAGTTTGCGCGCTTTACCGAGCTGAACGAGGCCTATAAGGCCAAGTTCAAGTTTCCCTTCATCATGGCGGTAAAAGGCAGCAACCGGCATCAGATCCTCGCGGCGTTCGAAACGCGCATCCATCACTCGGTAGACACCGAATTCAAATGCGCGCTGGCAGAGATCAACAAGATCGCGTTGTTCCGACTACTGACCCTTTAG
- a CDS encoding ureidoglycolate lyase yields the protein MRTLKIEPLTKEAFAPFGDVIETDGSDHFMINNGSTMRFHRLATVETATPDDKAIISIFRADALDMPLTVRMLERHPLGSQAFIPLLGNPFLIVVAPLGDAPVSGLVRAFVTNGRQGINYHRGVWHHPVLTIEKRDDFLVVDRSGTGNNCDEHFFKEDELLILAPHQ from the coding sequence ATGCGCACACTCAAGATCGAACCGTTGACCAAAGAAGCCTTCGCCCCGTTCGGTGACGTGATCGAAACCGACGGCAGCGATCACTTCATGATCAACAACGGTTCGACCATGCGTTTCCATCGCCTGGCGACGGTGGAAACCGCCACGCCGGACGACAAGGCGATCATCAGCATCTTCCGCGCCGACGCGTTGGACATGCCGCTGACCGTACGCATGCTGGAGCGCCATCCGCTGGGCAGCCAGGCCTTCATTCCGCTGCTCGGCAACCCCTTTCTGATCGTGGTCGCGCCACTTGGCGATGCACCTGTATCAGGCTTGGTCCGCGCCTTCGTCACCAACGGCAGGCAGGGCATTAATTACCATCGCGGCGTCTGGCACCACCCGGTGCTGACGATCGAAAAGCGGGATGACTTCCTGGTGGTTGATCGCAGTGGCACAGGCAATAACTGCGATGAGCATTTCTTCAAAGAGGATGAGCTTTTGATCCTCGCCCCCCACCAATAA
- the uraH gene encoding hydroxyisourate hydrolase, with the protein MGRLTTHVLDAAHGCPGSSIKVELYRVEGSQLQLVASALTNSDGRCDAPLLQGDDYRSGVYQIQFHAGDYYRARGVQLSEPAFLDVVVLRFGISAEQEHYHVPLLISPYAYSTYRGS; encoded by the coding sequence ATGGGACGTTTGACTACTCACGTTTTGGATGCCGCACATGGCTGCCCGGGCAGCTCGATCAAGGTCGAGTTGTACCGTGTGGAAGGCTCGCAACTGCAACTGGTCGCCAGCGCACTGACCAACAGCGACGGCCGTTGCGACGCACCTCTGTTGCAAGGGGATGACTACCGTTCGGGTGTCTACCAGATTCAATTCCACGCCGGCGATTATTATCGCGCCCGTGGCGTCCAGTTGTCCGAACCGGCGTTCCTGGATGTGGTGGTGCTGCGTTTCGGTATTTCGGCCGAGCAGGAGCATTACCACGTGCCCCTGCTGATTTCGCCTTACGCCTATTCAACCTATCGAGGCAGTTGA